In Gammaproteobacteria bacterium, one genomic interval encodes:
- a CDS encoding efflux RND transporter periplasmic adaptor subunit — protein sequence MKLKMNKITCLLLLALLSAGCDKKNDRPPPPSVTVAKPVISQISPYLIETGNTVAYNSVDLVARVSGYLDSYNFKDGSVVKKGDLLFVIQPQPYLDDVIEAKATLQSNIAAFTYDEQEYKRQEKMYKQHATSLAELQQWLATRDEAAAAVESATASLNSAEITYSYTHVLSPIDGRIGRHLIDPGNLVGNGEATELASIQQLDPIYVYFNVNELDLLEIRKLARKAEFKSSQINEVPIEVALQNEKGFPHKGHLDFVATELEASTGTIQLRGILHNKNLKLLPGLFAKVRIALAKPASQLTIPDTAIMADQIGPYVFTLGADNKVHQVHVTTGSTENGRTVVVKGLKAEDTVIVEGIQNATPGGEVTPTEATPA from the coding sequence ATGAAATTAAAAATGAATAAAATAACCTGTTTGCTATTATTAGCTTTGTTAAGCGCCGGCTGTGATAAGAAAAATGACCGGCCACCACCTCCATCGGTAACAGTCGCTAAACCTGTGATATCGCAAATAAGCCCTTATCTTATAGAAACTGGAAATACCGTAGCTTATAACTCTGTCGATTTAGTTGCTCGAGTCTCTGGCTACCTCGACTCTTATAATTTCAAAGATGGTAGTGTTGTCAAAAAAGGCGATTTGCTCTTTGTCATCCAACCTCAACCTTATCTTGACGACGTTATAGAGGCAAAAGCAACACTGCAGTCAAACATCGCAGCTTTTACTTACGACGAGCAAGAATACAAACGTCAAGAAAAAATGTATAAACAACATGCAACTTCACTTGCGGAATTACAGCAGTGGTTAGCGACTCGTGACGAAGCAGCTGCAGCGGTTGAAAGCGCCACTGCAAGCTTAAATAGTGCCGAAATTACTTATAGTTACACACACGTATTATCACCCATCGACGGACGCATTGGACGCCATCTTATTGACCCAGGCAATTTAGTCGGTAACGGTGAAGCAACTGAATTAGCGTCGATACAACAACTTGATCCGATTTATGTTTATTTCAATGTGAATGAATTGGACTTATTGGAAATTCGAAAACTGGCGCGAAAAGCAGAGTTTAAATCTTCGCAAATCAATGAAGTCCCCATTGAAGTTGCATTACAAAATGAAAAAGGCTTTCCTCACAAAGGTCATCTGGATTTTGTCGCAACAGAACTAGAAGCTTCCACCGGCACCATTCAATTGCGAGGCATTTTACACAATAAAAACCTCAAGCTCTTGCCTGGACTATTCGCTAAAGTACGTATTGCCTTGGCTAAACCAGCTTCGCAATTAACAATACCAGACACCGCAATCATGGCGGATCAGATTGGCCCTTATGTTTTTACACTTGGCGCCGATAACAAAGTCCACCAAGTGCATGTCACGACCGGCAGCACCGAAAACGGTAGAACTGTCGTTGTCAAAGGGCTTAAAGCAGAAGATACCGTGATCGTGGAAGGGATACAAAATGCTACGCCAGGCGGTGAAGTGACGCCAACGGAGGCGACACCAGCATGA
- a CDS encoding efflux RND transporter permease subunit encodes MSKFFIDRPVLANVIALLFILIGLVALYAIPVSQYPPIVPPTIAVTANYPGADAKTLINTVALPIEQQINGVEGMLYMQSTSTNTGNYSLVVTFEIGSNLNYNQVLVQNRVQAALAQLPESVQQQGVMVQQKSTAILQFITLTAKNGEYDGLFLNNYAAINMQNELARIPGVGNVLVFGSGEYAMRIWLDPGKMQQYALMPSDVINAIKNQNKEVAAGQLGATPANTGQSTQLTVNVPGQLADVTQFENIIVKSQAPSSTDQSSTTSPNGQVVRIKDVGHVELGSSSYKQIAQFDQKPTAAIGIFQLPGANALDVAQAVRDSVAKMAKSFPPGMEYHIPFDTTIFVKASVEEVYKTLFEAGILVLLVIVVFLQNFRAILVPATTVPVTIIGAFAAMAALGYSVNLLTLFGLVLAIGIVVDDAIVVVEGVTQYIERGMEPKQASIEAMKHLQGPILGITLVLMAVFIPAGFLPGLTGQMYAQFALVIAATALISAINAMTLKPTQCALWLKSIDHNAKKNRFFRAFDRFYNSLESRYVAMIERMVHKSGQYSIIAGILVVIAIIGFARVPTGFVPLEDQGYMMMSVLLPDSASLERTNNTLNRLTAETLKVPGVKDAIAITGISLLDSNAALPNAGVIYIMLEDWSVRGRKLGLLPMYTALNKVASQEKNAKVLVAVPPPIQGLGLSGGVQMQVELTDGSFDYRKLQQATDSIVKYSLETQPAVQRMLTSFRAEVPQVSAPIDRTKAEAMGVSIGDAFDTLQSYLGSSYVNLFNKFGQVFSVYVQASTDTRMTAEQMRNYAVRNSNGDMVPLGTMTDLQPVVGPALIPLYNLYPSASIVGMAAKGYSAGQAMDSMEKAADYILPAGMTYEWTSTAYQQILAGNATYYIFALALILVYLVLAGQYESWITPAAVLCSIPLALLGTTIVLTLLAPLGMSNDIYTQIGVVLLIALAAKNAILIVEVARIEHEMNGKTVMEAAVLGAKTRFRPILMTSFAFIMGVLPLVFSSGAGANARRSIGLAVCSGMLSSTGLAVIFVPTFYVFFQTLHVKYKEKQAAKKLSQA; translated from the coding sequence ATGTCAAAATTTTTTATAGACAGGCCAGTACTCGCCAATGTCATTGCATTGTTATTTATACTGATAGGGTTAGTTGCGCTTTATGCAATTCCGGTCTCACAATACCCTCCGATTGTTCCACCCACTATTGCTGTTACCGCTAACTATCCTGGCGCCGACGCAAAGACATTGATTAATACTGTCGCCTTGCCAATCGAACAGCAAATCAACGGTGTAGAAGGCATGCTTTACATGCAATCTACCAGCACCAATACTGGTAACTATAGCTTGGTCGTTACTTTCGAAATTGGAAGCAATCTTAACTACAATCAAGTCTTAGTTCAAAATCGCGTTCAAGCAGCCTTAGCGCAATTGCCAGAATCAGTGCAGCAACAAGGGGTTATGGTTCAACAAAAATCGACTGCAATTCTGCAATTCATCACGTTAACTGCAAAAAATGGTGAATACGACGGCTTATTTTTAAATAATTACGCTGCAATTAATATGCAAAATGAACTTGCGCGTATTCCTGGCGTAGGTAATGTGCTGGTGTTTGGCAGTGGCGAATACGCCATGCGTATTTGGCTAGATCCCGGCAAGATGCAGCAATATGCTTTGATGCCTAGCGATGTGATCAATGCAATTAAAAATCAAAACAAGGAAGTCGCTGCTGGACAATTAGGCGCTACACCTGCCAATACAGGGCAATCCACGCAATTAACCGTGAATGTGCCCGGTCAATTAGCTGACGTAACACAATTTGAAAACATTATTGTTAAATCACAGGCACCTTCCTCTACTGACCAAAGCTCAACAACCAGCCCAAACGGACAAGTAGTCCGCATTAAAGATGTGGGTCATGTTGAATTAGGTTCAAGTAGCTATAAGCAAATCGCACAATTTGATCAAAAGCCAACCGCCGCAATTGGTATTTTTCAATTACCCGGAGCAAATGCTTTAGATGTTGCACAAGCCGTGCGTGATTCTGTGGCAAAAATGGCAAAAAGCTTCCCTCCCGGCATGGAATATCACATTCCTTTCGATACCACTATCTTTGTTAAAGCCTCCGTAGAAGAAGTGTATAAAACACTGTTTGAAGCAGGGATTTTAGTATTATTAGTTATCGTCGTGTTTTTACAAAATTTTCGCGCCATTTTGGTACCAGCAACAACTGTTCCGGTGACGATTATTGGTGCATTCGCTGCGATGGCTGCTCTTGGATATTCCGTCAACTTGCTCACCTTGTTTGGATTGGTATTAGCCATCGGTATTGTAGTCGATGACGCGATTGTAGTCGTGGAAGGCGTGACACAATACATTGAAAGAGGCATGGAACCCAAGCAAGCATCGATTGAAGCGATGAAACACTTACAGGGCCCGATTCTTGGAATTACCCTGGTCCTGATGGCAGTATTTATCCCTGCAGGCTTTTTACCGGGATTAACAGGCCAAATGTACGCGCAGTTTGCTTTGGTTATTGCTGCCACTGCCTTAATTAGTGCTATCAACGCCATGACCTTGAAACCCACACAGTGTGCTCTGTGGTTAAAATCCATCGATCACAATGCCAAGAAAAACCGCTTTTTCCGCGCTTTTGATCGCTTTTATAATTCCTTGGAAAGTCGTTATGTCGCGATGATTGAACGTATGGTGCATAAAAGTGGCCAATATTCAATAATCGCAGGGATATTAGTAGTCATTGCTATTATTGGATTTGCACGCGTACCAACAGGTTTTGTACCACTAGAAGATCAAGGTTACATGATGATGAGCGTCCTGTTACCCGATAGCGCTTCCTTAGAGCGAACAAATAACACTTTAAATCGCTTAACCGCTGAGACATTAAAAGTGCCAGGAGTAAAAGATGCTATTGCTATTACAGGAATTTCTCTTCTCGATAGTAACGCCGCCCTTCCCAACGCAGGCGTGATTTACATCATGCTTGAGGATTGGAGCGTTCGTGGTCGCAAACTAGGCTTACTCCCGATGTATACAGCACTGAATAAAGTTGCAAGCCAAGAAAAAAATGCCAAAGTATTAGTTGCCGTTCCACCGCCTATTCAGGGGCTCGGTCTCTCTGGCGGCGTACAGATGCAAGTAGAATTAACGGATGGCAGTTTCGATTATCGTAAATTACAACAAGCCACTGATAGCATTGTAAAATACTCCTTGGAAACACAACCAGCGGTTCAACGCATGCTGACTTCTTTTCGCGCGGAAGTACCGCAGGTTTCTGCTCCTATCGATAGAACCAAAGCTGAAGCTATGGGTGTATCCATTGGCGACGCGTTTGATACTTTACAAAGCTATTTAGGCTCTTCGTATGTCAATTTGTTTAACAAATTTGGCCAAGTGTTTTCTGTCTATGTCCAAGCGAGTACGGACACAAGAATGACTGCAGAACAGATGCGTAATTACGCCGTAAGAAATAGTAATGGCGATATGGTGCCGCTAGGAACAATGACTGATCTGCAACCAGTGGTAGGTCCAGCGCTTATTCCTCTATACAACTTATATCCTTCGGCAAGCATAGTGGGAATGGCTGCCAAAGGTTACAGTGCTGGCCAAGCGATGGATTCAATGGAAAAAGCTGCAGACTATATTTTACCGGCAGGCATGACTTATGAATGGACAAGTACGGCTTATCAACAAATCCTTGCCGGCAATGCCACTTATTACATTTTTGCTTTGGCGCTTATACTCGTTTACCTAGTCCTCGCGGGACAATATGAAAGCTGGATTACTCCTGCGGCTGTTTTATGTAGTATTCCATTAGCGCTTTTAGGAACCACAATCGTACTAACACTCTTAGCGCCGTTAGGAATGTCTAATGATATTTATACGCAAATTGGGGTTGTGCTGCTGATTGCACTTGCTGCAAAAAATGCAATTCTGATTGTTGAAGTGGCACGCATAGAACATGAAATGAATGGCAAAACGGTGATGGAAGCAGCGGTATTGGGTGCAAAAACTCGGTTTAGACCTATTTTAATGACCTCATTTGCGTTCATTATGGGTGTATTACCACTGGTATTTTCATCCGGCGCGGGCGCGAATGCACGCCGTTCGATTGGTCTTGCGGTGTGTAGCGGAATGTTATCATCAACAGGTTTAGCCGTTATTTTTGTACCAACATTTTATGTATTTTTTCAAACATTGCATGTGAAATACAAAGAAAAACAAGCTGCAAAAAAGCTATCTCAGGCTTAA